One genomic segment of Flagellimonas marinaquae includes these proteins:
- a CDS encoding T9SS type A sorting domain-containing protein, whose translation MKKIYFVLLMALPLFSFGQELVTVNNEPVQELKGFKMYPNPAYGSEVYITTESNGTKEIRVYDVFGEVVLTKRINTNTLDISRLVPGVYVLQVTERKKTMTRKLVIK comes from the coding sequence ATGAAGAAAATCTACTTTGTTTTACTTATGGCTTTACCTTTATTTTCTTTCGGTCAGGAGCTGGTAACAGTGAACAATGAGCCCGTACAAGAGCTCAAGGGTTTTAAAATGTACCCTAACCCGGCCTATGGAAGTGAAGTGTATATTACGACGGAATCCAACGGAACCAAAGAAATCAGAGTTTACGATGTTTTTGGCGAAGTTGTGCTTACAAAAAGGATAAACACCAATACTTTGGACATTTCCAGATTGGTTCCCGGAGTTTATGTACTCCAAGTAACGGAACGCAAAAAAACAATGACCCGAAAATTGGTGATCAAATAA
- a CDS encoding dihydroorotase, with protein sequence MSKILLKNANIVNENSIFESDVLLEGDFILRVDADISDPNAKVIDLNGDLLLPGVIDDQVHFREPGLTHKGTIATESRAAIAGGITTFMEQPNTNPQTTTIAKLEDKFAIAAKDSFANYSFLFGGTNNNLEELKRLDKNACSGVKLFLGSSTGNMLVDNEQVLEQIFRNTEMVISTHCEDEGTIRSNLESYKKMYGDNIPIEMHPIIRSAEACYLSSSKAIALAKKTGARLHVFHLSTGIETDLFTNEIPLEKKKITSEACIHHLWFSDEDYAKKGTLIKWNPAVKTKNDRAKLWEALLDDRIDVVATDHAPHTMEEKDNPYTKAPSGGPLVQHALLAMLQKEQEGVITLEKMVEKMCHNPAKLFDIDRRGFVREGYFADLVQVHRGSKNEVKKDNILYKCGWSPFEGVTFGSEIKRTFVNGLLAFENGSFHPEKNAKRLTFNR encoded by the coding sequence ATGTCAAAAATTCTGTTGAAAAACGCCAACATTGTAAACGAGAACAGCATTTTTGAATCCGATGTGTTGCTGGAGGGTGATTTTATTCTCCGTGTCGATGCCGATATATCCGATCCCAATGCGAAGGTAATCGATTTGAATGGAGATCTTTTGTTGCCCGGTGTTATAGATGATCAAGTACATTTTAGGGAGCCAGGGTTAACGCACAAAGGTACCATTGCCACAGAAAGCAGGGCGGCCATAGCTGGGGGCATAACCACTTTTATGGAGCAGCCCAATACCAACCCGCAAACGACCACAATAGCAAAATTGGAAGATAAATTTGCCATTGCTGCAAAAGATTCCTTCGCTAATTACTCCTTTCTTTTTGGGGGCACAAACAATAATTTGGAGGAACTAAAACGGTTGGATAAAAATGCCTGCTCCGGGGTCAAACTGTTCTTGGGCTCATCAACAGGAAATATGTTGGTGGACAACGAGCAAGTATTGGAGCAGATTTTTAGAAATACCGAAATGGTGATATCCACCCATTGTGAGGACGAGGGGACCATTAGGAGCAATTTGGAATCATATAAAAAAATGTACGGGGATAACATTCCTATAGAGATGCACCCCATTATCCGGAGTGCGGAGGCATGCTACCTAAGTTCATCAAAAGCGATTGCCTTGGCCAAGAAAACGGGGGCGAGATTGCATGTCTTTCACCTTTCAACGGGCATCGAAACCGATTTGTTCACCAATGAGATTCCATTGGAAAAGAAAAAAATCACATCGGAAGCCTGCATCCACCATCTTTGGTTTTCGGATGAGGACTATGCAAAAAAGGGAACACTCATTAAATGGAATCCGGCAGTTAAGACCAAAAACGATAGGGCCAAACTTTGGGAAGCCCTCCTAGATGATCGTATTGATGTTGTGGCCACGGACCATGCACCGCACACCATGGAAGAAAAGGACAACCCCTATACAAAAGCACCTTCTGGTGGACCTCTGGTACAGCACGCACTATTGGCCATGCTACAAAAAGAACAGGAAGGTGTTATTACTTTGGAAAAAATGGTAGAGAAGATGTGCCATAATCCAGCCAAGCTTTTTGATATTGATCGGCGAGGATTTGTTCGAGAAGGGTATTTTGCAGATTTGGTTCAGGTGCACAGAGGTTCTAAAAACGAGGTTAAAAAAGATAATATTCTCTATAAATGTGGATGGTCCCCGTTCGAAGGTGTTACTTTTGGTTCCGAAATAAAGCGAACCTTTGTAAATGGTTTATTGGCGTTTGAAAATGGTAGCTTCCATCCAGAGAAAAATGCAAAGAGGCTCACTTTTAATCGATAA
- a CDS encoding acyl transferase yields MKQFDTHRIFSISNAYDFDRVALDVFRFQYQNNQVYHQFCNHLGKTPKTVSLTREIPFLPISFFKTHAVRSTEQEAETVFTSSGTTKTSTSKHFVPEIELYEKSFLSAFYKFYGSPKEFCILALLPSYLEREGSSLIYMVNDLINKSAHPSSGFYLHNLDELHQNLLKLEQKGTKCLLIGVSFALLDLAERFSMNLQNTIIMETGGMKGRRKELIREELHQLLQKGLGVEKVHSEYGMTELLSQAYSKGNGIFKTPPWMKIITRDTEDPLSIQSAGKTGGINVIDLANIYSCSFIATQDLGKAYPNGTFEVLGRFDDSDIRGCNLMVL; encoded by the coding sequence ATGAAACAGTTTGATACCCATCGCATATTTTCCATCTCCAACGCTTACGATTTTGACCGGGTCGCATTGGATGTTTTTAGGTTTCAATACCAGAACAACCAAGTCTATCACCAATTTTGCAACCATTTGGGCAAGACCCCGAAAACTGTTTCGCTAACACGGGAAATTCCTTTTTTGCCCATATCTTTTTTTAAGACCCACGCTGTACGCTCCACAGAACAGGAAGCAGAAACAGTATTTACAAGCAGTGGCACAACCAAAACTTCCACAAGCAAGCATTTTGTTCCGGAAATCGAACTTTACGAAAAGAGTTTCTTGTCCGCTTTTTACAAATTTTATGGTTCACCAAAAGAGTTTTGTATTCTGGCCTTATTGCCATCTTACCTCGAAAGGGAAGGATCCTCATTAATTTATATGGTCAATGATTTGATCAATAAATCCGCTCATCCAAGCAGTGGTTTTTATCTTCACAATCTGGACGAACTGCACCAAAACCTGCTCAAATTGGAACAGAAGGGAACCAAATGTCTTTTGATCGGTGTTTCCTTTGCCTTATTGGATTTAGCAGAAAGATTTTCGATGAACTTACAAAATACCATTATAATGGAGACCGGTGGAATGAAAGGTCGCCGTAAAGAATTGATTCGAGAAGAACTGCACCAATTACTGCAAAAAGGATTGGGCGTGGAGAAAGTACATTCAGAATATGGAATGACGGAGCTTTTGTCCCAAGCATATTCGAAAGGCAATGGCATTTTTAAGACCCCGCCTTGGATGAAGATCATTACTCGGGATACCGAGGACCCATTATCTATCCAATCGGCCGGTAAAACGGGAGGTATCAACGTTATCGATCTTGCGAACATTTATTCTTGTTCATTTATTGCCACACAGGATTTAGGAAAAGCTTATCCAAACGGAACGTTTGAAGTTTTGGGCCGTTTTGATGATTCCGATATCCGCGGTTGTAACTTGATGGTCTTGTAA
- the tyrS gene encoding tyrosine--tRNA ligase — protein sequence MTKNFVQELQWRGMVHDVMPGAEEHLMEEMRSAYVGIDPTADSLHIGHLVGVMMLKHFQLAGHKPYALVGGATGMIGDPSGKSAERNLLDEKTLRHNQEAIKSQLSRFLDFESGGPNAAVLVNNYDWMKDFSFLEFIRDVGKHITVNYMMAKDSVKKRLSSDAKEGMSFTEFTYQLVQGYDFLYLYQNHDCSLQMGGSDQWGNITTGTELIRRIGGGKGFALTCPLITKADGTKFGKTEGGNIWLDAERTSPYKFYQYWLNTSDEDAEKYIKIFTFLSREEIENLVAEHKEAPHMRALQKRLAEEVTIMVHSQEDLDNAIKASNILFGKSTSEDLKQLNEKTFLDVFDGVPQATIGKEELNPGLDMIGALAAKTGFLGSNGEARRELKQNSISVNKEKVKEDYLITESDLINNKFVLLQRGKKNYFVLIAE from the coding sequence ATGACGAAGAACTTTGTTCAAGAACTACAATGGAGGGGAATGGTACACGATGTGATGCCTGGAGCCGAAGAACATCTTATGGAGGAAATGCGTTCTGCCTATGTAGGGATAGACCCTACCGCAGACTCCCTGCATATTGGACATTTGGTGGGAGTAATGATGTTGAAGCATTTTCAATTGGCCGGCCACAAGCCTTATGCTTTGGTGGGTGGTGCCACGGGCATGATCGGTGATCCTTCTGGAAAATCAGCCGAACGGAATTTGCTGGACGAAAAAACACTGCGCCATAATCAAGAAGCCATAAAATCGCAATTGAGCCGGTTTCTGGATTTCGAAAGCGGTGGGCCCAACGCTGCGGTCTTGGTCAACAATTACGATTGGATGAAGGATTTTTCGTTTTTGGAGTTCATCCGGGACGTTGGCAAGCATATTACCGTTAATTATATGATGGCCAAGGATTCCGTAAAAAAACGTCTTTCGTCCGATGCCAAGGAGGGTATGTCCTTTACCGAATTTACCTACCAACTGGTGCAGGGTTACGATTTTTTATACCTCTACCAAAACCACGATTGTAGCCTTCAAATGGGAGGTAGCGACCAATGGGGCAACATTACCACGGGGACCGAATTGATCCGTAGAATTGGTGGTGGAAAGGGATTTGCCCTTACTTGTCCTTTGATCACCAAGGCAGATGGGACCAAATTTGGAAAAACAGAAGGCGGCAATATTTGGCTGGATGCAGAAAGAACATCGCCCTATAAGTTTTACCAGTACTGGTTGAACACTTCGGATGAAGATGCTGAAAAGTATATCAAGATCTTTACATTTTTGAGTAGGGAGGAAATAGAGAATTTGGTTGCTGAACATAAGGAGGCTCCACATATGAGGGCGCTTCAAAAGAGATTGGCAGAAGAAGTTACGATCATGGTGCATTCCCAGGAAGATTTGGACAATGCGATTAAAGCGAGCAATATCCTTTTTGGAAAGTCAACTTCAGAAGACTTGAAACAACTCAATGAAAAAACGTTTTTGGATGTTTTTGACGGGGTGCCACAAGCCACTATTGGTAAAGAGGAACTAAATCCAGGTTTGGACATGATAGGGGCGTTGGCCGCCAAAACCGGGTTTTTAGGATCGAATGGTGAGGCAAGACGAGAATTAAAACAGAATTCCATATCCGTAAACAAGGAAAAGGTTAAAGAAGATTACCTGATTACCGAATCGGATTTGATCAACAATAAATTTGTACTGCTACAAAGGGGCAAAAAAAATTATTTTGTGTTGATTGCGGAATAA
- a CDS encoding DUF4296 domain-containing protein has translation MIRTILFFIGLFFLMVSCAEKVVEEPENLIPKEQMMDILHDLAIFNAAQATTSRKFKDSRIDIMDFIYTKYDIDSAQFSQSDLYYASLPLEYQAIYEGVEARVKQKKDTLEAIGKRRNDSVRAASLKRTDSIKAVREANEKKSNSSS, from the coding sequence ATGATACGTACCATACTTTTTTTTATAGGTCTATTTTTTTTGATGGTCTCCTGTGCGGAAAAAGTAGTGGAAGAACCGGAAAACCTTATTCCAAAGGAACAAATGATGGATATTCTCCATGATCTGGCAATTTTTAATGCAGCACAAGCAACCACGAGCAGAAAATTCAAGGATTCCAGAATCGATATTATGGATTTTATCTACACCAAGTACGATATTGATAGTGCACAGTTTTCGCAGAGCGATCTGTATTATGCTTCGCTTCCTTTGGAGTATCAGGCCATTTATGAAGGTGTGGAAGCAAGGGTGAAGCAGAAAAAAGATACATTGGAGGCCATTGGAAAGCGTCGTAACGATAGTGTTCGCGCGGCAAGTTTAAAACGGACCGATTCCATTAAGGCCGTGCGCGAAGCCAATGAAAAGAAATCTAATTCTTCTTCATAA
- a CDS encoding polyprenol monophosphomannose synthase: MSDGLVIIPTFNEIENIEAIIKTVFDLKKNFHVLVVDDNSPDGTADCVRKLQIDFPERLFLEVRKEKSGLGTAYIHGFKWALKKGYEYIFEMDADFSHRPADLSRLHRACLNGADVAVGSRYKKGVNVVNWPLARILLSYGASFYVKFITGMKVHDPTAGFVCYKRKVLETINLDNVRFIGYAFQIEMKYRAYLKKFKIEEVSIIFTDRVEGKSKMNSAIIREAIFGVIAMKFRSVFFKKKF; the protein is encoded by the coding sequence ATGTCAGACGGCTTGGTCATTATACCCACATTCAATGAAATTGAAAATATCGAGGCCATTATAAAAACGGTCTTTGATCTAAAGAAGAATTTTCATGTACTTGTGGTAGACGACAACTCTCCGGATGGTACTGCCGATTGCGTCCGGAAATTGCAAATTGACTTTCCGGAACGACTGTTTTTGGAAGTCAGAAAAGAGAAGTCTGGTTTGGGGACGGCGTACATCCATGGCTTTAAATGGGCCTTGAAAAAAGGATATGAGTACATCTTTGAGATGGATGCCGACTTTTCACATAGACCTGCCGACCTATCCAGATTGCACAGAGCTTGCTTAAACGGAGCCGATGTGGCCGTGGGTTCCCGGTATAAAAAAGGAGTAAATGTGGTCAACTGGCCCTTGGCCAGGATCTTACTTTCATATGGTGCATCTTTCTATGTAAAGTTCATTACCGGAATGAAAGTGCACGATCCCACTGCTGGTTTTGTATGCTACAAACGAAAAGTGCTCGAGACCATTAATTTGGATAATGTGCGCTTTATTGGCTATGCCTTTCAAATAGAGATGAAGTATAGGGCGTACCTCAAAAAATTTAAGATAGAGGAAGTATCGATAATTTTTACCGATAGGGTAGAAGGAAAATCTAAAATGAACTCGGCAATTATCCGGGAGGCCATTTTTGGTGTGATAGCCATGAAATTTAGAAGTGTATTCTTTAAAAAGAAATTTTAG
- a CDS encoding T9SS type A sorting domain-containing protein: MKHFYFVILLFICTLGFSQDNARSSADIEGFKLYPNPVTQGKVYIETALNAPKKILVFDVLGTQVLETTILGKELNLSNLDKGVYILRVFEKNKVATRKLIVK; encoded by the coding sequence ATGAAGCACTTTTACTTCGTTATTCTTTTATTTATCTGTACACTTGGTTTTTCTCAGGATAATGCCAGGTCAAGTGCCGATATTGAAGGCTTCAAACTTTACCCCAATCCGGTTACTCAAGGAAAGGTCTACATCGAAACAGCTCTAAATGCACCAAAAAAAATCCTCGTTTTCGATGTGTTGGGGACACAGGTCCTGGAAACCACTATTCTTGGTAAGGAACTCAACCTTTCCAATTTGGATAAAGGTGTTTATATTTTAAGGGTTTTCGAAAAAAACAAGGTAGCCACTAGAAAGCTCATTGTTAAGTAG
- a CDS encoding TonB-dependent receptor has protein sequence MLKNILLATTMFFAQWCLAQNGTISGKIMDGEFNDVLPFANVAIKGTTVGTTSDFEGAYSLDIEPGTYTVSFSFLGYTTQEITGVVVEANQTVAVNVTLQPAASQLDEVVLTTTVRKNTEASVLNLQKNSVTLMDGLSLESIKATGASNIASAIKRVPGVSVQEGKYVYVRGLGDRYTKSILNGMDIPGLDPDKNTVQMDIFPTNILENVIVLKSASAELPADFTGGVVNIVTKDFPTQKQMSISASVGYNPSMHFQDNYLSYEGGGSDFLGFDDGTRDLPFPSNTDVPSPSDSQNNGSLEGLTRSFNPIMAAERQTSKPDFSLGFSYGNQFNIGENRLGFIASLDYKNTTTFYEGFENGIYQKAPESEIYELRFDRRQRGDIGSNNVLASALTGLSYKTGKSKYRLNLLHIQNGESRAALFEQRTEISNAIDVVKDNLEYSQRSVSNLLLSGKHTSEDASFVTEWSLSPTLSNVQDKDVRLTTFIINPDGFTISSDAGFPVRLWRDLEEINATGKIDFSKSYELFGNKSILKFGGLYSYKKRDYSIYNYDIAFFNFSTASLNGDPNAILADENIWTTDNRSGSYIRGNFQPANTFESEQNTMAFYISNEFKFAEKFRAILGLRAEQFTTFFTGQNNTGTEIYEDEKTIDVLDFFPSANLIYEFKENTNFRLSYSRTTARPSFKELSIVQIPDLLTGILFLGNLELQPTYIDNFDFRFEVFGEEAQMLAISSFYKKFTDPIEIVAYDITAPNQFTPRNAPSATVFGVELEGRKNLGFLSDGLKNLSINLNVSIIDSKIDMARGENQEYESRQIFARDGETIEDSRDLQGQSPYLINAGLNYDNRETGLETGIFYNVQGKTLEVVGFGQNPDVFTQPFHSLNFNFSKTIGKEQRSKISLKANNILSDERVSLYESFGATKQNFSFRDPGMSFSIGYSLSF, from the coding sequence ATGCTAAAAAATATTCTTTTGGCGACCACCATGTTTTTTGCACAATGGTGTCTTGCCCAGAACGGGACCATTAGTGGTAAAATAATGGATGGTGAGTTTAACGATGTACTACCATTTGCCAACGTAGCCATTAAAGGCACCACCGTTGGAACAACCTCAGATTTTGAAGGGGCGTACAGCTTGGATATTGAACCTGGCACATATACCGTCTCATTTTCTTTCCTCGGATACACAACACAAGAAATTACAGGCGTGGTGGTTGAGGCCAACCAAACAGTCGCGGTTAACGTAACCTTACAACCCGCAGCCTCCCAATTGGATGAAGTTGTACTTACCACAACAGTCAGGAAAAACACGGAAGCCTCTGTGTTGAACTTGCAAAAAAACTCGGTTACGCTTATGGACGGACTATCACTGGAATCCATTAAAGCAACAGGGGCCAGCAATATAGCTTCCGCTATTAAAAGAGTACCTGGCGTATCGGTACAAGAAGGCAAATATGTTTACGTACGAGGCCTTGGGGACCGTTATACTAAATCCATTTTGAACGGAATGGACATTCCTGGACTTGATCCAGACAAGAACACCGTACAAATGGATATTTTCCCGACCAATATCCTGGAAAACGTAATCGTACTAAAATCTGCTTCTGCAGAACTCCCGGCAGATTTTACCGGTGGTGTTGTGAACATAGTAACAAAAGACTTTCCAACGCAAAAACAAATGTCCATATCCGCATCCGTGGGCTATAACCCAAGCATGCACTTTCAAGACAACTATTTAAGCTATGAAGGCGGTGGCAGTGACTTCTTGGGTTTTGATGATGGAACAAGGGATTTACCCTTTCCATCAAACACAGATGTACCCAGCCCATCAGATTCGCAGAACAATGGTTCTTTGGAAGGTTTAACACGGTCATTTAATCCTATTATGGCCGCAGAACGACAAACTTCTAAACCAGACTTTAGTCTAGGGTTTAGTTATGGCAATCAATTCAACATTGGAGAAAACAGATTAGGATTCATTGCCTCACTTGATTACAAGAACACTACAACTTTTTATGAAGGGTTTGAAAACGGTATCTATCAAAAAGCTCCGGAGAGCGAAATCTATGAGCTCCGTTTTGATAGGAGACAGCGGGGAGATATAGGCTCCAATAATGTATTGGCATCTGCATTGACCGGTCTTTCTTATAAAACAGGGAAATCCAAATACCGATTAAACCTACTTCATATACAAAATGGTGAATCCAGGGCAGCGCTTTTTGAGCAACGCACCGAAATTTCGAATGCCATCGATGTGGTTAAAGACAACTTGGAATACTCTCAACGTTCTGTTTCCAATCTATTACTATCTGGTAAGCATACTTCCGAGGATGCTTCCTTCGTTACAGAATGGAGTTTATCCCCTACTTTATCCAATGTTCAGGACAAGGATGTTAGACTAACAACGTTCATTATCAACCCAGATGGTTTCACTATTAGTTCAGATGCCGGTTTCCCCGTTAGGTTATGGAGAGACTTGGAAGAAATCAATGCTACAGGAAAAATCGACTTTTCAAAAAGTTATGAGCTTTTTGGAAATAAGTCGATATTGAAATTTGGTGGGCTTTACAGCTACAAGAAAAGAGATTACAGTATCTACAATTACGACATTGCATTCTTCAATTTTAGTACAGCTAGCCTAAATGGTGACCCAAATGCAATTTTGGCTGACGAAAACATTTGGACAACAGATAATCGTTCTGGCTCATACATCAGAGGGAATTTTCAACCAGCAAATACATTTGAGTCAGAACAAAACACCATGGCCTTTTATATCTCCAATGAGTTTAAATTCGCTGAAAAGTTCAGAGCAATTTTAGGATTACGAGCCGAACAGTTCACGACTTTTTTTACAGGTCAGAACAATACCGGAACCGAAATTTATGAGGATGAGAAAACAATCGATGTATTGGACTTTTTCCCTTCTGCAAACTTAATATATGAGTTTAAGGAAAATACCAACTTTAGACTGTCATACTCAAGAACTACTGCACGCCCAAGTTTTAAAGAATTGTCTATTGTACAAATACCTGATTTATTGACAGGTATACTTTTTCTCGGAAACTTGGAATTACAGCCAACGTACATAGACAACTTTGACTTTAGGTTTGAGGTATTTGGAGAAGAAGCACAAATGCTTGCGATAAGCAGTTTTTATAAAAAGTTTACAGATCCAATAGAAATTGTGGCCTATGACATCACCGCCCCCAACCAATTCACCCCTCGGAATGCACCATCTGCAACCGTATTTGGTGTTGAACTGGAAGGAAGGAAAAACCTAGGATTCCTCTCCGACGGATTAAAGAATTTAAGTATTAACCTTAATGTATCCATTATAGATTCCAAAATCGATATGGCACGTGGTGAAAACCAAGAATACGAATCACGTCAGATTTTTGCCAGAGATGGGGAAACCATTGAAGATAGCCGAGATTTACAAGGTCAATCTCCATACCTTATTAATGCTGGCCTTAATTACGACAATAGAGAGACAGGATTAGAAACTGGTATTTTCTATAACGTACAAGGCAAAACTTTGGAAGTAGTTGGCTTCGGACAAAATCCAGATGTTTTTACACAACCATTCCATAGCTTAAATTTTAATTTTTCAAAAACCATTGGTAAAGAGCAACGCTCTAAAATAAGCCTTAAGGCTAATAACATCCTTAGCGATGAAAGAGTAAGTTTGTATGAATCTTTTGGTGCTACAAAACAAAATTTCTCCTTTAGGGACCCAGGTATGTCCTTCTCTATAGGTTATAGCCTAAGTTTTTAG
- a CDS encoding cupin domain-containing protein, protein MNRSAFLKRSALSAAALATLPGFAHVHPKEEENNKTLEPKIVRKGEGKQVNVIGDQQTFKLTSEDTNGLFTLIEEVNPPGTMIPPHVHTNEDEIFKVLEGELEVTVGDQTTILKAGDLAFAPKNIPHTWKVVGDKDCKTILSVFPAGLELMFEELGNLPPGPPDFSKITEICGRYGITFLT, encoded by the coding sequence ATGAATAGAAGTGCTTTTTTAAAAAGAAGTGCCCTCTCTGCAGCGGCATTGGCCACTTTACCTGGATTCGCCCATGTACATCCAAAGGAAGAAGAGAACAACAAAACTCTGGAACCAAAAATTGTACGAAAGGGAGAGGGCAAACAAGTAAATGTAATCGGTGACCAACAAACATTTAAACTTACCAGCGAGGACACCAACGGTCTTTTCACCTTAATAGAAGAAGTAAATCCTCCCGGCACAATGATCCCACCACACGTTCACACCAATGAAGACGAAATCTTTAAAGTTTTGGAAGGCGAGCTAGAAGTAACTGTTGGGGACCAAACAACTATTTTAAAGGCAGGTGATTTGGCATTTGCGCCTAAAAATATTCCACACACTTGGAAGGTAGTCGGGGATAAAGACTGTAAAACCATTTTAAGTGTATTCCCTGCAGGGCTGGAACTAATGTTCGAAGAATTGGGCAACTTACCCCCTGGCCCGCCAGATTTTTCCAAAATAACCGAGATTTGCGGCAGATATGGAATTACATTTTTAACCTAA
- a CDS encoding NAD-dependent epimerase/dehydratase family protein, with product MILVTGGTGLIGSHLLFHLISNGNKVRSNYRTKESIDKVHNVFGYYTDNPSDLVEQIDWVRADITNLSGLDSLFDGISQVFHCAALISFDPKDFKALERTNVEGTANIVNLSLKHKVKKLCYVSSIAAIGPSLKQKEITEETEWLETKASVYGITKYEAELEVWRASQEGLSVVIVNPGVVIGPGFWKSGSGTFFSYAAKGKKYYIPGGTGFVSVHDVIKAMTMLMASEIKTERFILVGQNMTYGELFKKIAPKLGVEPPDRKVSKFMLELFWRLDWARSHLFGKRRRLSRIMAKGLYQQQIYSNRKIRSQLDFTFVDLDKAIAFCCDKFMKKN from the coding sequence ATGATTTTGGTTACGGGAGGCACTGGACTGATCGGTTCCCACTTACTTTTCCATTTGATCAGCAATGGGAACAAGGTCAGAAGCAATTATAGGACAAAGGAATCCATTGATAAAGTCCACAACGTTTTTGGATACTATACCGACAATCCGTCAGATTTGGTGGAACAAATTGATTGGGTTAGGGCCGATATTACCAATTTAAGTGGTTTGGATTCGCTTTTTGATGGGATATCTCAAGTATTCCACTGTGCCGCACTGATCTCTTTTGACCCCAAGGATTTTAAAGCTTTAGAGCGCACCAATGTTGAAGGAACTGCGAACATTGTGAACCTATCCTTAAAGCACAAGGTAAAAAAACTGTGCTACGTAAGTTCCATTGCTGCCATAGGACCTAGCCTTAAACAAAAAGAAATCACCGAGGAAACCGAATGGCTCGAAACCAAGGCATCTGTTTACGGAATTACCAAATATGAGGCTGAGCTCGAGGTTTGGCGCGCATCACAAGAAGGCCTGTCCGTGGTTATCGTAAACCCTGGTGTTGTGATCGGTCCTGGTTTTTGGAAGTCTGGCAGCGGTACCTTTTTTTCCTATGCAGCCAAAGGAAAAAAGTATTACATCCCCGGTGGCACCGGTTTTGTAAGCGTGCACGATGTTATCAAAGCCATGACGATGCTCATGGCATCGGAGATTAAAACCGAACGATTTATTTTGGTGGGCCAAAATATGACCTATGGAGAACTATTTAAGAAAATAGCTCCAAAATTGGGCGTTGAGCCGCCGGACCGGAAAGTTTCCAAATTTATGTTGGAACTCTTTTGGCGGTTGGATTGGGCAAGAAGCCATTTGTTCGGAAAAAGAAGAAGGCTATCCAGAATAATGGCCAAAGGATTGTATCAACAGCAAATTTATAGTAATCGGAAGATACGATCGCAGCTAGATTTTACGTTTGTGGACCTGGACAAAGCCATCGCCTTTTGCTGCGATAAGTTTATGAAGAAGAATTAG